A portion of the Zootoca vivipara chromosome 6, rZooViv1.1, whole genome shotgun sequence genome contains these proteins:
- the THAP11 gene encoding THAP domain-containing protein 11: MPGFTCCVPGCYNNSHRDKALHFYTFPKDAELRRLWLKNVSRAGVSGCFSTFQPTTGHRVCSEHFPGGRKSYLVRVPTIFPLRGVNERKGARGNRRARHAPAPPQAPAVAAAQAAVLLALQEGAAAAAAAGQGVPRGGGAGDDVKPMDLTVQVELGGPGAMLGAPGAMLGGPGAMLGGPVSLAFLTDNGPLVDSPPDHSYSLSSGTTSEELLRKLNEQRDIIALLEVKMKEMKGSIRRLRLAEAQLREEIREKDRLLHAASMGGVARKRHGL, encoded by the coding sequence ATGCCCGGGTTCACGTGCTGCGTGCCAGGCTGCTACAACAACTCGCACCGAGACAAGGCGCTTCACTTCTACACCTTCCCGAAGGACGCGGAGCTGCGCCGCCTTTGGCTGAAGAATGTGTCGCGGGCCGGAGTGAGCGGATGCTTCAGCACTTTCCAGCCCACTACGGGCCACCGCGTCTGCTCCGAGCACTTCCCCGGCGGGCGCAAGTCCTACCTGGTGCGGGTGCCCACCATCTTCCCCTTGCGGGGCGTCAACGAGCGCAAGGGCGCCCGTGGGAACAGGCGCGCACGCCACGCCCCCGCGCCTCCCCAGGCGCCCGCGGTCGCCGCCGCGCAAGCCGCGGTCTTGCTCGCTTTGCAGGAgggagctgctgccgccgccgcggctGGACAAGGTGTGCCCCGGGGAGGAGGTGCAGGAGATGATGTGAAGCCTATGGACCTGACCGTGCAGGTGGAGCTGGGAGGCCCTGGGGCGATGCTCGGGGCCCCAGGGGCGATGTTGGGAGGCCCTGGGGCGATGCTCGGGGGCCCTGTTAGCCTGGCGTTCCTTACAGATAATGGGCCCCTGGTAGATAGCCCGCCAGACCACTCATACTCACTGTCATCGGGTACCACGTCGGAGGAGTTGCTGCGCAAACTGAACGAGCAGCGGGACATCATTGCTCTGCTGGAGGTGAAGATGAAGGAGATGAAGGGCAGCATCCGCCGCCTGCGCCTGGCCGAAGCCCAACTCCGTGAGGAGATCCGGGAGAAGGACCGCCTGCTGCATGCTGCCAGTATGGGAGGGGTGGCTCGCAAGCGCCATGGTCTCTGA